One window from the genome of Trabulsiella odontotermitis encodes:
- a CDS encoding DUF3828 domain-containing protein, translated as MRFTFVLLMTLLTGCASSGEPTSRGIVTLFYQQYMRLFTSDQNQSLIDYSNPVYNKYVSADVIQRLKKIDGYYEQEIVSSDYFMYMQDYAPEWISEFHTGRTTPFLGGETVEVFLADADHHFTQLLVYTRKENNQWKIYRVRDLTNHFEHAIYSSGDIAAAQAWSTQQVREGRYP; from the coding sequence ATGCGATTTACCTTCGTTCTTCTGATGACACTTTTAACCGGATGTGCCAGTTCCGGGGAACCAACCAGCCGGGGTATCGTCACGCTTTTTTATCAACAATATATGAGGCTATTTACCAGCGACCAGAATCAGAGCCTCATCGACTATTCGAACCCTGTTTATAATAAATATGTTTCAGCCGATGTTATTCAGCGATTAAAAAAAATTGATGGCTATTATGAGCAAGAAATTGTCAGCTCAGATTATTTCATGTATATGCAGGACTACGCGCCAGAATGGATATCTGAATTTCACACCGGCAGGACCACACCATTTTTAGGTGGCGAAACGGTTGAGGTTTTTCTGGCCGATGCAGATCATCATTTTACCCAACTGCTTGTTTATACCCGCAAGGAGAATAACCAGTGGAAAATATATCGCGTCAGGGATCTGACAAATCACTTTGAACACGCCATTTATAGTAGCGGCGATATTGCCGCTGCTCAGGCCTGGTCAACGCAGCAAGTACGGGAAGGTAGGTACCCGTAA
- the flk gene encoding flagella biosynthesis regulator Flk yields MTQPISGMPARPPGEGVPATSTPGEQPLSTQQRTVLERLITRLVALTSQQSAEVWAGIKHDLGLKGDAPLLSRHFPAAEQNLNQRLTTAQQNLSTRQTLSQLTELLSQGNNRQAVSDYVRQQFGQTALSQLTPEQLKSVLLLLQNGQLSIPQPQQRPATDRPLAPAEHNTLNQLVTRLAAATGESSKLIWQSMLELSGVKTGELIPAKHFAQLVTWLQARQTLSSQPTPTLHSIQAALKQPLEPREMQALQDYAQQTWNVTPQSALTIAQVQDLLNQIFLRRVERSQDTLDIRDIQPIYSPFTPFIEAVKTMSARPGLLLIALLVAMALVWIVI; encoded by the coding sequence ATGACGCAACCCATTTCAGGCATGCCCGCTCGCCCGCCCGGTGAAGGTGTTCCGGCCACGTCCACACCCGGCGAACAACCGCTTTCAACTCAGCAACGTACGGTGCTGGAGCGTTTGATAACACGTCTGGTAGCGCTGACGTCGCAGCAGAGCGCGGAAGTGTGGGCGGGAATTAAGCACGATCTGGGACTGAAAGGCGATGCGCCCCTGCTCTCGCGCCATTTCCCCGCCGCCGAACAGAATTTAAATCAGCGGCTGACCACAGCGCAGCAGAATCTCAGCACCCGTCAAACGCTGTCGCAATTAACCGAATTGTTGAGTCAGGGTAATAACCGCCAGGCGGTGAGCGACTATGTTCGCCAGCAGTTCGGGCAAACCGCACTGAGCCAGTTGACGCCTGAGCAGCTTAAAAGCGTGTTGCTGCTGTTGCAGAACGGCCAGCTTTCTATTCCGCAACCGCAGCAACGTCCGGCCACAGATCGTCCGCTGGCGCCTGCCGAGCATAATACGTTGAACCAGTTGGTCACCCGCCTGGCAGCCGCGACCGGCGAGTCCAGCAAGCTTATCTGGCAATCAATGCTGGAACTCTCAGGCGTGAAAACCGGCGAGCTGATCCCGGCGAAGCACTTCGCCCAGTTGGTGACCTGGCTGCAGGCACGACAAACACTGAGCAGCCAGCCGACGCCAACGCTGCACTCGATACAGGCAGCGCTTAAACAACCGCTGGAACCCCGTGAAATGCAGGCGCTGCAGGATTACGCGCAGCAGACCTGGAACGTCACGCCGCAATCCGCTCTGACCATCGCCCAGGTACAGGATCTGCTAAATCAGATATTCCTCAGACGTGTCGAACGTTCGCAGGATACCCTCGACATTCGCGATATTCAGCCCATCTATAGCCCGTTCACACCATTCATCGAGGCAGTAAAAACGATGTCGGCGCGCCCGGGTCTGTTGCTGATTGCGCTGCTGGTCGCGATGGCGCTGGTGTGGATCGTCATTTAG
- the pdxB gene encoding 4-phosphoerythronate dehydrogenase PdxB, with the protein MKILVDENMPYARELFSRLGEVRAVAGRPLPEEALDDADALMVRSVTKVNAALLAGKPVKFVGTATAGTDHVDEAWLAQAGIGFSAAPGCNAIAVVEYVFSALLMLAERDGFALTDRTVGIVGVGNVGGRLQKRLEALGIKTFLCDPPRADKGDEGDFLPLETLVEQADVLTFHTPLFKDGPYKTLHLADEALMSRLKPGTILINACRGAVVDNRALLARLNAGQSLSVVLDVWEPEPDLNTELLARVDIGTAHIAGYTLEGKARGTTQVFEAYSEFIGQRHQISLDTLLPAPEFGRITLHGPLDQATLKRLVHLVYDVRRDDAPLRQVAGKAGEFDKLRKNYQERREWSSLYVQCDDARAAETLKKLGFNAVHHATR; encoded by the coding sequence GTGAAAATCCTCGTTGATGAAAATATGCCTTATGCCCGCGAATTATTCAGTCGCCTGGGCGAAGTCAGGGCCGTGGCTGGTCGTCCGCTTCCAGAGGAAGCGCTGGATGACGCTGACGCGCTGATGGTGCGCTCGGTCACGAAGGTCAATGCCGCATTACTGGCGGGCAAACCGGTGAAATTTGTCGGTACGGCCACGGCGGGAACCGATCATGTGGATGAGGCGTGGCTTGCGCAGGCGGGGATCGGTTTTTCCGCGGCGCCAGGTTGTAACGCGATTGCCGTGGTGGAATATGTATTTTCCGCGCTGCTGATGCTGGCAGAACGAGATGGTTTTGCACTGACTGACCGTACGGTGGGTATCGTCGGCGTGGGTAATGTCGGTGGGCGTCTGCAAAAACGGCTTGAGGCGCTGGGGATCAAAACGTTCCTGTGCGATCCGCCGCGTGCCGATAAGGGCGACGAAGGTGATTTTCTGCCGCTGGAAACGCTGGTGGAGCAGGCGGACGTTCTGACCTTCCATACGCCGTTATTTAAAGACGGCCCGTACAAAACGCTGCATCTGGCGGATGAGGCGCTGATGAGCCGCCTGAAGCCTGGTACTATTCTGATTAACGCCTGTCGCGGCGCGGTGGTTGACAACCGCGCGCTGCTGGCGCGTCTTAACGCCGGGCAATCGCTAAGCGTGGTACTCGACGTCTGGGAGCCGGAGCCGGATCTTAATACCGAATTGCTGGCGCGGGTGGACATTGGCACCGCGCATATCGCGGGATATACCCTGGAAGGTAAAGCGCGTGGCACTACGCAGGTATTTGAAGCCTATAGTGAATTTATCGGTCAACGCCACCAGATTTCGCTGGATACCCTGTTACCGGCGCCGGAGTTTGGCCGCATTACCTTGCACGGTCCGCTCGATCAGGCAACGCTGAAAAGGCTGGTGCATTTGGTGTATGATGTGCGCCGCGATGATGCGCCGCTGCGACAGGTAGCGGGTAAAGCGGGTGAATTTGACAAGCTGCGCAAAAATTATCAGGAACGCCGTGAATGGTCCTCGCTGTATGTGCAGTGTGATGATGCCCGGGCGGCTGAAACGCTGAAAAAACTGGGCTTCAACGCCGTTCATCACGCAACACGTTAA
- a CDS encoding aspartate-semialdehyde dehydrogenase produces MSEGWNIAVLGATGAVGEALLETLAERQFPVGELHALARSESAGESLRYEGKTVLVQDAADFDWTQAQLAFFVAGVEASAQYIEEATNAGCLVIDASGLFALEPDVPLVVPEVNPFVLADYRNRNIIAVPDSLTSQLLAALKPLIDEGGLSRIAVTSLMSASAHGKKAVDALAGQSAKLLNGIPIDEDDFFGRQLAFNLLPLLPDREGSVREERRIVDQVRKILQDDGLMISASCVQSPVFYGHAQMVNFEALRPLAAEEARDAFARGEDIVLSEANEFPTQVGDASGNAQLSVGCVRNDYGMPEQIQFWSVADNVRFGGALVAVKIAEKLVQEYMY; encoded by the coding sequence ATGTCTGAAGGCTGGAATATTGCCGTACTGGGCGCCACGGGCGCCGTGGGTGAAGCCCTGCTCGAAACCCTTGCCGAGCGTCAGTTCCCGGTGGGTGAATTGCATGCGCTGGCGCGCAGCGAAAGCGCGGGTGAATCGCTGCGTTACGAGGGCAAAACCGTGCTGGTGCAGGACGCCGCCGATTTTGACTGGACACAGGCGCAACTGGCGTTTTTCGTTGCCGGTGTTGAGGCGAGCGCGCAGTACATAGAGGAGGCCACCAACGCCGGTTGTCTGGTCATCGATGCCAGCGGGTTGTTTGCGCTGGAGCCGGACGTGCCGCTGGTAGTGCCAGAAGTGAACCCGTTTGTGCTGGCGGATTACCGCAACCGTAACATTATCGCCGTTCCGGACAGCCTCACCAGCCAGTTGCTGGCGGCACTGAAACCGCTGATCGACGAAGGCGGATTGTCGCGCATTGCGGTCACCAGCCTGATGTCTGCTTCTGCTCACGGCAAAAAAGCGGTCGATGCGCTGGCAGGGCAGAGCGCCAAACTGCTGAACGGTATTCCGATCGATGAAGACGATTTCTTCGGTCGCCAGCTGGCGTTTAACCTGTTGCCGCTGCTGCCGGATCGCGAAGGCAGCGTGCGCGAGGAGCGCCGGATTGTCGATCAGGTGCGTAAAATCCTACAGGATGACGGCCTGATGATTTCCGCCAGTTGTGTGCAGTCGCCGGTTTTCTACGGCCATGCGCAGATGGTGAATTTTGAAGCGCTGCGTCCGCTGGCGGCGGAAGAGGCGCGTGACGCCTTTGCCCGTGGTGAAGACATTGTGCTGTCGGAAGCGAATGAATTCCCGACGCAGGTGGGCGATGCCTCCGGCAATGCGCAGCTGTCAGTGGGTTGCGTGCGCAATGATTACGGCATGCCGGAGCAAATCCAGTTCTGGTCGGTGGCGGATAACGTTCGCTTCGGCGGCGCGCTGGTGGCGGTGAAGATCGCTGAGAAGCTGGTGCAGGAGTATATGTACTAA
- the truA gene encoding tRNA pseudouridine(38-40) synthase TruA gives MSEVAEQPVYRIALGIEYDGSNYYGWQRQNEVRSVQEKLEKALSQVANEPVHVFCAGRTDAGVHGTGQVVHFDTHALRKDAAWTLGVNANLPGDIAVRWVKHVADDFHARFSATARRYRYVIYNHRLRPAVLSQGVTHCHQPLDAERMHRAAQCLIGENDFTSFRAVQCQSRTPWRNVMHIDVQRHGPYVVVDIKANAFVHHMVRNIVGSLMEVGAGNQSENWIAELLAAKDRTLAAATAKAEGLYLVAVDYPDHFDLPKTPMGPLFLAD, from the coding sequence ATGTCGGAAGTGGCAGAGCAGCCGGTCTACCGTATTGCCCTCGGCATCGAGTATGACGGCAGCAACTATTACGGCTGGCAGCGGCAAAACGAAGTGCGTAGCGTGCAGGAAAAGCTCGAGAAAGCGCTGTCGCAAGTCGCGAACGAGCCGGTTCACGTGTTCTGCGCCGGGCGCACCGACGCAGGCGTGCATGGCACCGGGCAGGTGGTGCATTTCGATACGCACGCGCTGCGTAAAGACGCGGCATGGACACTGGGTGTAAATGCGAATTTGCCTGGTGACATCGCGGTGCGTTGGGTGAAACATGTTGCCGATGATTTTCATGCGCGTTTCAGCGCCACGGCGCGCCGTTATCGCTACGTCATCTACAATCATCGCTTGCGCCCTGCGGTGTTAAGCCAGGGGGTGACCCATTGTCATCAACCGCTGGATGCCGAACGGATGCATCGCGCGGCGCAGTGTCTGATTGGGGAGAATGATTTTACCTCGTTTCGTGCTGTTCAGTGCCAGTCACGCACGCCATGGCGAAACGTGATGCACATTGACGTTCAACGTCATGGCCCGTATGTGGTGGTCGATATCAAAGCGAATGCTTTTGTTCATCATATGGTCAGGAATATCGTGGGCAGCCTGATGGAAGTGGGTGCCGGAAACCAGTCAGAGAACTGGATTGCAGAGCTACTGGCAGCGAAGGACAGAACGCTGGCGGCAGCAACGGCGAAGGCGGAAGGTCTGTATCTGGTGGCGGTGGATTACCCTGACCATTTTGACCTGCCGAAGACGCCGATGGGTCCGCTGTTTCTGGCGGACTAA
- a CDS encoding DedA family protein has protein sequence MDLIRFLIDFILHIDVHLAELVAQYGVWVYAILFLILFCETGLVVTPFLPGDSLLFVAGALSALPTNDLNVHLMVLLMVIAAILGDAVNYTIGRLFGEKLFSNPDSKIFRRSYLDKTHAFYEKHGGKTIILARFVPIVRTFAPFVAGMGHMSYRHFAAYNVVGALLWVLLFTYAGYLFGDLPIVQENLKLLIVAIIVLSVLPGVVEIIRHKRAAAKQTKQVK, from the coding sequence ATGGATCTGATTCGCTTTCTGATTGATTTCATCCTGCATATTGACGTTCATCTGGCTGAACTGGTCGCGCAGTACGGCGTCTGGGTGTATGCCATTCTGTTTCTGATACTGTTCTGTGAAACGGGTCTGGTGGTGACGCCATTCCTGCCAGGCGATTCGCTGCTGTTTGTAGCCGGCGCGCTGTCGGCGCTACCGACCAATGATCTCAACGTGCATCTGATGGTGCTGCTGATGGTTATCGCCGCTATCCTTGGCGATGCGGTGAACTATACGATTGGTCGCCTGTTTGGCGAGAAATTGTTCAGTAACCCGGATTCAAAAATCTTCCGCCGCAGCTATCTTGATAAGACCCATGCGTTCTATGAGAAACATGGCGGTAAGACCATCATTCTGGCGCGATTTGTGCCCATCGTCAGAACCTTCGCCCCCTTTGTGGCGGGAATGGGACATATGTCTTATCGTCATTTTGCGGCGTATAACGTGGTTGGCGCGCTGTTGTGGGTGCTGCTGTTTACCTACGCGGGTTATCTGTTCGGCGATCTGCCGATCGTGCAGGAGAATCTGAAGCTGCTGATCGTGGCGATCATCGTGCTCTCGGTCCTGCCGGGCGTGGTGGAAATCATCCGCCACAAGCGGGCTGCGGCGAAACAGACGAAACAGGTGAAGTAA
- the accD gene encoding acetyl-CoA carboxylase, carboxyltransferase subunit beta → MSWIERIKSNITPTRKASIPEGIWTKCDSCGQVLYRAELERNLEVCPKCDHHMRMTARNRLHSLLDEGSLVELGSELEPKDVLKFRDSKKYKDRLATAQKETGEKDALVVMKGTLHGMPVVAAAFEFSFMGGSMGSVVGARFVRAVEQALEDNCPLICFSASGGARMQEALMSLMQMAKTSAALAKMQERGLPYISVLTDPTMGGVSASFAMLGDLNVAEPKALIGFAGPRVIEQTVREKLPPGFQRSEFLIEKGAIDMIVRRPEMRLKLASILAKLMNLPSPDPDEPRESVVVPPVPDQEPGA, encoded by the coding sequence ATGAGCTGGATTGAACGAATTAAAAGCAATATAACCCCCACCCGCAAGGCCAGTATTCCTGAAGGGATCTGGACCAAGTGTGATAGCTGCGGTCAGGTACTTTACCGTGCCGAGCTGGAGCGTAACCTGGAGGTTTGCCCTAAGTGCGATCATCACATGCGTATGACGGCGAGAAACCGCCTGCATAGCCTGCTGGATGAAGGATCTCTGGTTGAACTGGGGAGCGAACTTGAGCCGAAAGACGTGCTGAAGTTCCGTGATTCCAAAAAATACAAAGACCGTCTGGCAACCGCTCAGAAAGAAACCGGCGAGAAAGACGCGCTGGTAGTAATGAAAGGCACGCTGCACGGCATGCCGGTCGTCGCGGCGGCGTTTGAATTCTCCTTTATGGGCGGCTCGATGGGCTCGGTCGTCGGCGCGCGTTTCGTCCGTGCCGTTGAACAGGCGCTGGAAGACAACTGCCCGCTGATCTGCTTCTCCGCTTCCGGTGGCGCACGTATGCAGGAAGCATTGATGTCGCTGATGCAGATGGCGAAAACCTCCGCTGCGCTGGCGAAAATGCAGGAGCGCGGTCTGCCGTACATATCTGTACTGACCGACCCGACCATGGGTGGCGTTTCCGCAAGTTTCGCGATGCTCGGCGATCTGAACGTTGCTGAGCCGAAAGCGCTGATCGGCTTCGCCGGTCCTCGCGTTATCGAACAGACGGTGCGTGAAAAACTGCCGCCGGGATTCCAGCGCAGTGAGTTCCTGATTGAAAAAGGGGCGATCGACATGATTGTCCGCCGTCCGGAAATGCGCCTGAAGCTTGCCAGTATTCTGGCTAAGCTGATGAATCTCCCGTCGCCGGATCCCGATGAACCGCGCGAAAGCGTGGTGGTACCGCCGGTACCGGATCAGGAACCTGGGGCCTGA
- the folC gene encoding bifunctional tetrahydrofolate synthase/dihydrofolate synthase, with translation MEKQRTPQATSPLAAWLSYLENLHSKTIDLGLERVSEVAVRMKVQKPAPFVFTVAGTNGKGTTCRTLEAVLMAADYKVGVYSSPHLVRYTERVRVQGEELPEAAHTASFAEIEAARGDISLSYFEFGTLSALWLFQQAQLDVVILEVGLGGRLDATNLVDADVAVVTSIALDHTDWLGPDRESIGREKAGIFRHGKPAIVGEPDMPSTIADVAQEKGAHLLRRDVDWRYAVSDTGWNFSDAQGELRDLPLPQVPQPNAATALAALRASGLKVSEQAIRAGIVQAILPGRFQIVSESPRLILDVAHNPHAAAYLAERLKMLPRAGRLLAVIGMLHDKDIAGTLENLTGMVDNWYCAPLEGPRGATAEQLLEHLPRGVVYASVADAWHAAMAEAKPEDTVLVCGSFHTVAHVMEEMDAGRTGGE, from the coding sequence ATGGAAAAACAACGTACTCCTCAGGCTACGTCGCCGCTGGCTGCGTGGCTTTCTTATCTGGAAAATCTGCATTCCAAAACCATCGATCTTGGCCTTGAGCGCGTCAGCGAGGTTGCCGTGCGGATGAAGGTGCAGAAACCGGCGCCGTTTGTCTTTACCGTGGCCGGAACCAACGGCAAAGGCACCACCTGCCGTACACTGGAAGCGGTGCTGATGGCAGCAGATTATAAGGTGGGTGTCTACAGTTCGCCGCATCTCGTACGCTATACCGAGCGCGTTCGTGTGCAGGGCGAAGAGCTGCCGGAAGCGGCGCATACCGCGTCGTTTGCTGAAATTGAAGCGGCTCGCGGCGATATTTCGCTCTCCTATTTTGAATTTGGCACCCTGTCGGCACTGTGGCTGTTTCAGCAGGCGCAACTGGACGTGGTGATCCTGGAAGTCGGTCTGGGCGGTCGTCTCGATGCCACCAATCTGGTGGATGCAGATGTCGCCGTGGTCACCAGTATCGCCCTTGATCACACTGACTGGCTGGGGCCGGATCGCGAAAGCATTGGCCGTGAAAAAGCGGGGATTTTCCGCCACGGTAAACCAGCGATTGTTGGTGAGCCGGATATGCCGTCGACCATTGCCGACGTGGCGCAGGAGAAAGGTGCGCACTTGCTGCGCCGTGACGTCGACTGGCGCTATGCGGTCAGCGACACTGGCTGGAATTTCAGTGACGCGCAGGGAGAATTGCGCGACCTGCCGTTACCGCAGGTGCCGCAGCCGAATGCGGCGACAGCGCTTGCCGCGTTGCGCGCCAGCGGGCTTAAGGTCAGCGAACAGGCGATCCGCGCCGGTATTGTGCAGGCTATTCTGCCCGGGCGTTTCCAGATTGTCAGCGAGTCGCCGCGCCTGATCCTCGACGTGGCGCATAATCCCCATGCGGCGGCGTATCTTGCCGAACGTCTGAAAATGTTACCCAGAGCCGGACGTCTGCTGGCGGTCATTGGTATGCTTCATGATAAGGATATTGCCGGTACGCTGGAGAATCTTACCGGGATGGTCGATAACTGGTATTGTGCCCCGCTGGAAGGACCACGTGGGGCGACAGCGGAACAGCTGCTGGAACATTTGCCTCGCGGCGTAGTCTATGCCAGTGTGGCAGATGCCTGGCATGCCGCAATGGCTGAGGCGAAACCAGAAGATACGGTGCTGGTGTGTGGTTCGTTCCACACAGTGGCGCATGTAATGGAAGAGATGGACGCGGGGAGAACCGGTGGCGAGTAA
- the dedD gene encoding cell division protein DedD, which produces MASKFQNRLVGTIVLVALGVIVLPGLLDGQKKHYQDEFAAIPLVPKPCDRDEPDMLPAATQALPAQPPEGAAEEVRAGDAAAPSLDPSRMTANGNGDIDEVPAPVTPPKPKPVDKPQPKPTPAKPAATPVETPPPAPAEKPTPEEKPAPTGKAYVVQLGALKNADKVNEIVGKLRGAGYRVYTSPSTPVQGKITRILVGPDASRDKLKGSLGELKQLSGLSGVVMGYSPN; this is translated from the coding sequence GTGGCGAGTAAGTTTCAGAACCGTCTGGTCGGGACAATTGTGCTGGTAGCGCTGGGAGTGATCGTACTGCCAGGGCTGCTTGATGGTCAGAAAAAACATTATCAGGATGAGTTTGCGGCGATCCCGCTGGTGCCGAAACCATGCGACCGGGATGAGCCGGATATGCTGCCTGCCGCCACGCAGGCATTGCCTGCTCAGCCGCCGGAAGGGGCCGCTGAAGAAGTGAGGGCGGGAGATGCTGCAGCGCCATCGCTGGATCCGTCACGAATGACGGCCAACGGCAATGGCGATATCGACGAGGTACCCGCGCCGGTGACGCCGCCGAAGCCGAAACCAGTCGACAAACCGCAGCCTAAACCGACACCCGCTAAACCTGCGGCAACGCCTGTTGAAACGCCGCCGCCAGCGCCCGCTGAAAAACCGACGCCGGAGGAGAAACCTGCGCCGACCGGTAAAGCGTATGTGGTGCAGTTAGGCGCGCTGAAGAATGCTGATAAAGTCAACGAGATCGTAGGTAAACTACGCGGCGCGGGTTATCGTGTTTACACGTCGCCTTCCACGCCGGTACAGGGTAAAATCACCCGAATTCTGGTTGGCCCGGACGCCTCGAGAGATAAGCTGAAAGGTTCGCTTGGCGAGCTGAAACAGCTGTCGGGGCTGAGCGGGGTGGTGATGGGTTACTCGCCGAATTAA
- the cvpA gene encoding colicin V production protein, whose amino-acid sequence MVWIDYAIIAVIGFSCLVSLIRGFVREALSLVTWGCAFFVASHYYTYLSVWFTGFEDELVRNGIAIAVLFVATLIVGAIVNYVIGALVEKTGLSGTDRVLGICFGALRGVLIVAAILFFLDTFTGLSKSEDWQKSQLIPQFSFIIRWFFDYLQSSSSFLPRV is encoded by the coding sequence ATGGTCTGGATTGATTACGCCATTATCGCGGTGATTGGTTTTTCCTGTCTGGTGAGCCTGATCCGCGGCTTTGTTCGTGAAGCGTTATCGCTGGTAACCTGGGGTTGTGCTTTCTTTGTTGCCAGCCATTACTACACTTACCTGTCAGTCTGGTTTACGGGCTTTGAAGACGAACTGGTTCGAAATGGGATTGCGATCGCGGTGCTGTTCGTCGCGACGCTGATTGTCGGCGCTATCGTGAACTATGTCATCGGAGCGCTGGTGGAAAAAACTGGCCTGTCCGGGACCGACAGGGTGCTGGGGATCTGTTTCGGTGCGTTACGTGGCGTACTGATCGTCGCCGCCATTCTGTTCTTCCTCGATACCTTTACCGGTCTGTCCAAAAGCGAAGACTGGCAGAAGTCGCAGTTGATCCCGCAATTCAGTTTCATCATCAGATGGTTCTTTGACTATCTGCAAAGCTCGTCGAGTTTCTTGCCCAGAGTATAA
- the purF gene encoding amidophosphoribosyltransferase, whose protein sequence is MCGIVGIAGVMPVNQSIYDALTVLQHRGQDAAGIITIDANNCFRLRKANGLVSDVFEARHMQRMQGNMGIGHVRYPTAGSSSASEAQPFYVNSPFGITLAHNGNLTNAHELRKKLFEEKRRHINTTSDSEILLNIFASELDNFRHYPLEADNIFAAIAATNRQIRGAYACVAMIIGHGMIAFRDPNGIRPLVLGKRDIGDGRTEYMVASESVALDTLGFEFLRDVAPGEAIYITEKGQLFTRQCADNPVSNPCLFEYVYFARPDSFIDKISVYSARVNMGTKLGEKIAREWEDLDIDVVIPIPETSCDIALEIARILDKPYRQGFVKNRYVGRTFIMPGQQLRRKSVRRKLNANRAEFRDKNVLLVDDSIVRGTTSEQIIEMAREAGAKKVYLASAAPEIRFPNVYGIDMPTANELIAHGREVDEIRQIIGADGLIFQDLNDLIDAVRAENPDIQQFECSVFNGVYVTKDVNQQYLDYLDSLRNDDAKALLRQNEMENLEMHNEG, encoded by the coding sequence ATGTGCGGTATTGTCGGTATCGCCGGTGTTATGCCGGTCAACCAGTCGATTTATGACGCGTTAACGGTGCTTCAGCACCGCGGGCAGGATGCCGCAGGCATCATCACCATTGATGCGAACAACTGTTTCCGGTTGCGTAAGGCCAACGGCCTGGTGAGTGATGTGTTTGAAGCTCGCCATATGCAGCGTATGCAGGGCAATATGGGGATTGGCCATGTGCGTTACCCCACGGCCGGTAGCTCCAGCGCATCCGAGGCGCAACCTTTCTACGTCAACTCTCCTTTCGGTATTACTCTGGCGCACAACGGTAATCTGACCAACGCGCACGAACTGCGCAAAAAGCTGTTCGAAGAGAAGCGTCGTCACATTAACACCACCTCAGATTCTGAAATCCTGCTCAACATTTTTGCCAGCGAGCTGGATAACTTCCGTCACTACCCTCTGGAAGCGGACAACATTTTTGCGGCGATTGCCGCCACTAACCGGCAGATCCGCGGCGCCTACGCCTGCGTGGCGATGATTATCGGCCACGGGATGATCGCTTTCCGCGATCCGAACGGTATTCGTCCGCTGGTGCTCGGCAAGCGCGATATTGGCGACGGCCGTACCGAATATATGGTGGCCTCCGAGAGCGTGGCGCTGGATACGCTGGGCTTTGAATTCCTGCGTGATGTCGCACCTGGCGAAGCCATCTACATTACCGAGAAAGGGCAACTGTTCACCCGCCAGTGCGCGGATAACCCGGTCAGCAATCCGTGCCTGTTTGAGTACGTCTATTTCGCGCGTCCGGATTCGTTCATCGACAAGATTTCCGTCTACAGCGCCCGCGTGAATATGGGCACGAAGCTTGGCGAGAAAATTGCCCGCGAGTGGGAAGATCTCGACATCGACGTGGTGATCCCCATCCCGGAAACCTCCTGCGATATCGCGCTGGAAATCGCCCGTATTCTCGATAAACCGTACCGTCAGGGCTTCGTAAAAAACCGTTATGTCGGCCGCACCTTTATCATGCCGGGGCAGCAACTGCGTCGTAAATCCGTGCGTCGTAAGCTGAACGCCAACCGTGCCGAGTTCCGCGACAAGAACGTGCTGCTGGTGGACGACTCCATCGTGCGCGGCACGACGTCTGAGCAGATCATCGAGATGGCGCGCGAAGCCGGGGCGAAGAAAGTCTACCTGGCTTCTGCCGCGCCGGAGATTCGTTTCCCGAACGTGTACGGCATTGATATGCCGACCGCCAACGAACTGATTGCTCACGGCCGTGAAGTAGATGAAATCCGCCAGATCATCGGCGCAGATGGCCTGATTTTCCAGGATCTCAACGATCTCATCGACGCCGTACGTGCCGAAAACCCGGACATCCAGCAGTTTGAGTGCTCGGTATTTAACGGTGTGTACGTGACCAAAGACGTTAACCAGCAATACCTCGACTATCTCGATTCCTTACGTAATGACGATGCGAAAGCCCTGCTGCGTCAGAACGAAATGGAAAATTTAGAGATGCACAACGAAGGTTAA